ttctgttattaattgattaattatttttttcctcctCTTCGGCCCTCTGTAACTTCGTTCCTGttgagtttagaaaaaaaatggacatcgacaattttgtagagaattgaatttcctataagATAGTCAAAAgcaaaattggaaaaaaaattttcttcgtgtcgttattttaaaaataaaaaaaaaaaaaattttaccatgttatttaaatgggaaaggagACCCCCCTTTGCGCCAgctcaatttttgagatattgagctcaaactttaggagaattttttttttatattgaagaaACTTAAAAGATCGGtccaatcgaaaaaaaaaaaaaaacttattttgacacagtctaatatatatatatatatatatatatatatatatataattatgattataaaatatatataatttgtagcAAATGATCTATTTATCTTCAAAATTGGCTTCcgtgaatgaaaaaaatttattgaaaatatttaatatcatcGGCactgttattaataataagtttttaaaatttataaacattaaCGTAATCTTAAAGTTAATTACTTTGTAAGAAAATGTTTTTGGAAAATCACCCAATTGCTGTACCAGTTCATAAATTAGTACAGAATAACCTTTGAGTCACTTTTAGTTCTCTAACCTATTATTTTGGGAATTGATTCTTACTTAGGATTTTATTACTCGAATCGAAAATTTACATGGCGCCATCTGCCAAACAAAGACAAAATGAATCGATAGAAATGGTGTGGAAATAAGGCCCTTACATTTACGCAGCGTGGATTTATCAGAACTTCTCAAGTATGAACAAACATgtcctacacggaaaaaagcgCAGCTCAAAATTAGCTAATAATTATAgtcgtcaaataaaaattactttcctAAGAGAAATTTACAATCCCaaaccaaaaattactattatcaatggaaaattacatttttttgttgattctTACAATcagtattgtaaattttacgatttgtaaaagttataatacaGATTagcaaaaattgaataaagaaTGGTAATAatccataattattttacaacgaTCGTTCTGGAAAtaacaatattcaaaaatctctttgataatattacaattcttcgttaaaaacatttgtaagtgtataaattgaatattacaattcattaaaaataaattactataaaacttatatttctttttatctattccataaaattcagtagataaaataaaaaatattagtatagAGTAGATAGTGATTTTCATTTGGAAACAACAGAAAAGTCACTCATGACTCAAGTTATGTTTACATGAATTTcgcaaaaattattcatttatatcccgattattacaatttgtaagattattaattttattttataacattttaaaactattactGAAAACATTGTAAAAAGAACTCAGGTATtctaatagtatattgtacaactagtgcGGTAAGTTGTCGATTGCCCACGAGAGCGAAGTTGAGCGCACGAACGAAGTGAGTGCGCTCATTCGCTCGAGTGGGTAATCGACAACACCGCACGAATTgaacacagttttttttatcattaatgcaatataagtactatcttagtgctcgctgttttattctccaagtagctttttgctgattcaactgttgccgcgacatttttgtgggttaaacgataatctgcatgcgacaagaagtaaatttgagtgcgacaagtttacttgtcgcactcaaatttacttgtcgcacgcagataatcgtttaacgcacacaaatgtcgtggaaacagttgaatgggcaaacagctatttggcgaacaaaagagcgtgcgccaagatagcacttatattgcatgaatgataaaaaaattataatatcaaataaattttgttaaagtattgcagtttttaaaacatcGATAACGTGAATTGCTACTTAGCgggtaaaaattactatttgccATTGTGACTTTTAATGCGTAAGATATAATATAGAGgtcattgtattttatttatatttggcaTATACTTTGAGATATTGGAAGGGTACCTGTAGCCGAGTGGTTAGCATGCTTGCACTTAAACTGGAATATTCGGAAGGCGTAGGTTCGAATCCcacagtggtaaaaaaaaaaaaagatggtgGATTTTAAATTGGTATTgagatatatacataaatatatatacagataaaTTCCGactgtatgtatatatatatatatatatgttggaaaaaaaatttattattacacacAAGGAGACAATTTTTACTATCTGgattagtaaaaattcaatagcagTCTCAGTGAAAGTTTTATTCTAagatagattttttactaaatcaaatggtaaattttattgaatgctTTAGTTTTGTACTCTAAAACTGAAagtaattttacttataatttagtaATTCATAGGATTAagcgattataatttttgctcATTCAAAAGGAAAATTTCCACATTATTGGACCGTTTCAAGTTTGCCTCGgcgaaatagtaatttttatttgaaaattaacaaatattaccagatttttttctccgtgtataatTAATCAcgtaaattatttaccgtGCACCACCGTACTAGGCAGTGTACGATAGCTAGTAGGATGTATTGTAATCAACAGTAAAGATATTACTCATAATCGTGAAGAAccagaacttttttttgatgatCGCAAAAATAGGTACCGTATTTTTATCATAGTTCTACCGTTAATTTACCCTATCTTGCAGACATGAAATGGCAGGATTGAGGGAGAATTGCGGTAATATTATGGCAGAAGTACGGTAAATTACGACAggattacggtaaattacggtaggattacggtaaattacgacaggattacggtaaattacgctagggttacggtaaattacggtaggTCTACGGAAGGATTACGGTGAATTACGGTAGAACTACGGTAAGATACGGTATGTTACGGTATATTACCCTCGTACCGTAATCTACGGTAACTTACCGTAATTCTACCGTAATATCGGGTCCGCCAGGGTAGCGATGAGAAAACAATGTACAGACAGTTCCACAGATTTATACACTAGTGTCGATGTAATAGTATAGAAGGGTtgattgatattattttttttttaatttgctgaTATTcatatgttaaataatatattctttcaattgaataatttttggaaataagaagaaaaacaaattattttgattttgtgGCATTTTGTAGAATATCTACATTATATGGAGTATTAAGCAATGATTtccattttagtttttaataaaagtagcTATATATCATTGTCTTTTTCATTCGTTCTTTTAAAATTggttattattcttatttattatttttgcattATTTGATTATAGCTCTACACGAATACACGAGAATTCATGAATAATAAGTTCGTGAGGCCAGTACTTAAGCGAGCCGGAAGTGTAAAGCAAATAGGTAGTCAAGCTGCGAGCGTAGCTGCTGATACCCTGGACGGTGCATTAACTGTTGTTGACAAATACGTTGACCATTATTTACCAGCTGTTGCCGCAGATAATGCAGTTGAAAGTAAGATTTATCAGTAATCTGTATCATAAACATaggaaattttcttttatttaattgataaattctCTATGATTTCATAATATTAActcttatttttatcattttgttTGTCACTACTAAGAAGCTGAGGGAGACcctaaattaaatgtaaagaCAAGTAAAACAGCACGTACAATTCAACATGGTGCTAGGTTTTCtcgcaaattaaaaaaaagactcACTCGGCGAACATTAGCTGAAGCACAAGCTCTCAAAAATCAAGGCATTGAGTGCGTACATATCCTcatgaatatatttaaattggtatgataagattttaattttttaataccatTGTACATTcacgtttttttaatttagtgaCAACCTGATAAAAGTCTTTAAAGTGCTGATCTTGATGAAAATAATCTCAGAAGTTTTtgttttcgattttttttttgtttgaatgcCGTTCACAATATGAACAAATAAGAGTTGTAAAAGGAactactccaaaaaaaaatttttttttttttatattaggAAATAAGCATTTTGTAGATAATGACGTTTTTTTGTAGTCACGTAAAAACCAGCGTAGATAAAGACATTATTTccaaagataaataataatactacaATTTTTGTTGGTAATCGTTAATTTCTGATagatatattttgaaatattaaatttttaattttattcctaAGTCTGAAATGATTAAACATtgaaaccaaaaaataaacagagCTCTAAATTGCATACAACTTCTAAAAAAActctatgaaaaataatttaaaatactctttaaaaatcaattagtgaaattcactgcaaatcagtgaatgGTTACTTCTTCTACTTCTACacctataagtataccactaattcgAGCAGTAGTATACGTATAACTGGTTCCAAGTGCATATTCACCAATTCGTAGTTAATTTCACTAATACATTTTtagagatttaaaaatattctcaatattcgaaattcgattttttagtTCCAAGACCGCGCTTTTCACTAAAAGTTATGTATTTTCAATCTAATGTAAATTGTCACTAGTTTTGTAAGGCCAAGTACAGCTCGTGATTTTTCCGTTAATGGACCGGTTTAAAATTGtccatcaattattttttaaattgaatggTGATTCTCATGTCgaaaaatttaccaaaaattacTTGTCAAATGGTCAAACATAGAAGATAAATTCTTTGCTTATCAAAgtaattgaataaatgaaatgattattttaagtaATGAATCTTTCAGAACGTACCtgtaatgttatatattttgactttCTTCAATAaggatttaaatttcaatatcaaTTTGTTTTAGAAGTCCAATTTTAGCGCAGACTTAGGTCAGAGTTTGGGAAAAATTCTTGCAAATATTGTTGACTgactaaaagaaaaaaaaacattacgtCAAGGACTTGTGACTcaatcgaagtaaaaactaACGGTCACTTTACTACACTAGTCGTGTGCGTGCgcgcgcgcgtgtgtgtgtttgtactctttgaactcaaaaaaagttatgtctCACCTTGAACtacaagaattaaaaataagtattaagaTGTATACaagtatttgaaaatgattaaaaataatatcattcTAAAGCAGCTGAATAGGATAtactatataatataaatataattacgatgaaaatataatataaaaacaaagtcGATTGTTAAAATTCACTTGTTCCAATGGCTTCgcatgaaatattattattaacgttaattaaatattttctaattttaatttgatttaaattattttccaaatattAGGAAAGACATCACTTACCTACATTTTTTCGCtgacccgggaaaaaatgatcagacctgatcagacatgaacaggcatgagtcttcaggcctgatcagacatgaaaaatggtCATGCCtggtcaggcctgatcaggcatgttcaggtctgatcaggtatgttcatgtctgttcatgcccatccgggtaaaaaaattatatataaaaaatggccctatataattatatataattatgtataactatattcaattatacatgcatataattattgctataaaaataaaaaaaataaaaaattcgggcgcgtgcaggatttgaaccgtggaccttgcgctcgagagtgtaactcgctacccactgacctaagagatttagttgaaaagtaggtttcgtatgaacttcaagtaataaaaatcttatacgtgatagattcttggtcaacaaaattttagatctatgagcagacatgaacagccatgaacagacatgaacatatatgaccaggcatgaacaggcatggacaggtatgatcaggcctgagcgtatttaacgctccagacatgaacaggcatgaacagtcatgaccaggcatggacagatatgatcaggcatgagcgtatttaacgcctcagacatgaccaggcatgaacaggcatgatcagacctgactgtatttaacgcttcagacatgaacaggtatgatcaggcctgatcatgtctaatttcaggcctgatcatacatgaacaggcatggtcaggtctgatcatgcatgatcatgcgttaatctcatgcatgatcatgcctgagTATTTGCCAACCATGAGCATGCGTGATCATGCTCGGTCAGGCATAATTATGCTCTCTCATGCATGATCACGCATGCTCATGGCTGGCAAATattcaggcatgatcatgcttgagCAAGCATAATCATGTTTGACCAAGCATGATCAGTCCTGATCAAGCACAATCcctagaattatttaaaaaaaaaaaataatgataattcaattttaaattaacttattttgttAGTATTGATGGATAGTTAATGTTTACTGGCTGATAAGTGTTATTGGAATTTAACCAGTGTCGGGTCCCGAATCCACGACCGTGTTATAAAGCACTTTCGCTGTCCACTAGGCTGACCTGTCTCGTTTAGTTTACGACGATTCTTAACATCTTTCAAAAACTCCGgttgtaaaaaatcaaatatcaTCTGAATTCAATCTTGATTtggttattatatatttttttaataatgaaagaaaataattctagttataaattacaagaaaatgttacaattaaactaatcTTAATtcttcattgaaaaaaaaaaaaaggccattcggcagccgaaatggaaggtagatttcccaattaatctatataaaaagtttcatacatacatatcttgtgattcaTGTTcgtgtatagtcatgatatgaaattaggctcgtcTTCTAAGagtgaggataaaaaaaaagacaacgactattttcgatagagaacttcagacagttgatttgacaaaacattatataggtaatgtaccaACTAActttcacgtaaacaaagtatagaaaatttaattggtatgagatcataattgtaatcgctattacgatggcaagaccagttataattataggacgtacaggtacgtTTGAAACATCATTagtgataaaagaaatacttttgaaatataaaatagctgtgaaatttacaggttattttattCACAATATAATACAACTAACGAAATTGGATTATAATGAGAAATGCTTAAGTTATgcggaatgaaaaccatatttccaacattttttgatttcattaaaaatttcaaggctatcaaattattggaagaaattttcaaaacataaAGCTTAGGGACAGTAATTAAAGATTATCagacaagctttcagatactttttacggaaattgtctatgaatatcagttttaaagttatataaactttagcagtgattaaaaactgatttttacgaaaaatcatgaaaatttcaaacagccataatttcaaaactattcaaacgattcagcccatctttgaacttgatcaaggtaaCCGcttatagaataagtgtaaaaaatttcattaagatccgataagattTGTGGGcgctatcgtaatgacaagaccagtaaTAATCATAGGAATTAGAGGTACATTcgatacatcataaataataaaagaaatacttttaaaatataaaatagcagcgaaatttacaggttactttgtgcacaataaaatacaactgacgaaactggattataatgggacaagtataaattatgtggaatgaaaaccatattttcaacaatttttgattccattaaaattttcaaggctatcaaattattggaagaaatggtcaaaataaaaagtttagggtcataaattaaagcttattagtcaagctttaaaatacattttacagaaattatctatgagttgtagttttaaagttatatggactttaaaagtgattaaaaactgatttttacgaaaaatcgttaaaatttcaaacagccataacttctaaactaatcgaacgatttagcccatcttcgaacttaaccgtgataatcgcccatacaataagtgtgaaaaatttcattaagatcggataAGAATTCTCGGCGCAATCGTGTTCTCAAAACTTGgttctattacatatatatatatatatatatatatatatatatatatatatatacatatatatacatatataaatttttcaacgaatggtattttcgaactctactcaactaattatgataggttgtgacaaaattccttgaaaaatcgaccatgaggacaaatacgatacctagattttttaaaaaatctacctaaaaaatcTGCAATTGTATTGACTACAcgcaaagaattttttgataaaaattactttgtaatttcgagtaatcctgggccgttgcaaaaaattggtattttttgtttttttagtggatttaaaagaaaaaaataaaaaaaaaaaaaaaaccatttaaatatagtggaaacctaaacatgcaaacatgcaaataacctatGTTATTTCCTATGCAAGCTTCCGTATCCTTACTGCATGTTAGAAGCTCGGCCTTTAGTGGCGGTGCTTTCAGCCAAGAAACtttcttggtgcaagaaaGCAAATTCCGCAAAATTTCTCACAAAATGCTGGTTTTTacgttattaataaaaaatgtcatcTTTGAAAATGCGAACTATATGAAAACAGTCAAGCTTCATCAATTTTCCGGCTGTTTTTAGATAATTAtctattttgaaataattatttcctgaagctcataatttttatttattatccaaaatgtttgtttattcttttgataataaaatgattaataagaaacaaataaatgaCAGATTGTGACAGATCCAAAAATGGCgtatcaaaaatcaaaagaaCTGTGGGCAGTATTGAGTTTAGCAGAGCCAGAGAACCAAGAACGTCCTCATACAATTGATCAACTTCTCGTTTTATTAACACGTGAATCAGCACGTAGAATTGTGCATTTGATTAATGCTACTACTGCATTTGCTACAAGGACTCCTCGgcgcatcaaaattattatgatgacAGTTTCACATCAATTGTTATCCATTGCAGAAGCCACTTTGAAAG
This sequence is a window from Microplitis mediator isolate UGA2020A chromosome 3, iyMicMedi2.1, whole genome shotgun sequence. Protein-coding genes within it:
- the LOC130665355 gene encoding lipid storage droplets surface-binding protein 1 isoform X2, translating into MSTQDTIQRRHSNFHMESVSRITNLPIVETGIKIASNVYNKMKRSNSLINWSLGTAEHSLEFATESVKPAILMFNGPISSIDHFFCQGIDIMEERVPYIYLPPQLLYTNTREFMNNKFVRPVLKRAGSVKQIGSQAASVAADTLDGALTVVDKYVDHYLPAVAADNAVETEGDPKLNVKTSKTARTIQHGARFSRKLKKRLTRRTLAEAQALKNQGIECVHILMNIFKLIVTDPKMAYQKSKELWAVLSLAEPENQERPHTIDQLLVLLTRESARRIVHLINATTAFATRTPRRIKIIMMTVSHQLLSIAEATLKFQVASKTNKCGTPESQISTLESTIKNLNSTINILLERAAVFLAGRPKSKKLSPSQLLGQNHNNHTSASILRPLNGID
- the LOC130665355 gene encoding lipid storage droplets surface-binding protein 1 isoform X1, with translation MSTQDTIQRRHSNFHMESVSRITNLPIVETGIKIASNVYNKMKRSNSLINWSLGTAEHSLEFATESVKPAILMFNGPISSIDHFFCQGIDIMEERVPYIYLPPQLLYTNTREFMNNKFVRPVLKRAGSVKQIGSQAASVAADTLDGALTVVDKYVDHYLPAVAADNAVEKAEGDPKLNVKTSKTARTIQHGARFSRKLKKRLTRRTLAEAQALKNQGIECVHILMNIFKLIVTDPKMAYQKSKELWAVLSLAEPENQERPHTIDQLLVLLTRESARRIVHLINATTAFATRTPRRIKIIMMTVSHQLLSIAEATLKFQVASKTNKCGTPESQISTLESTIKNLNSTINILLERAAVFLAGRPKSKKLSPSQLLGQNHNNHTSASILRPLNGID
- the LOC130665355 gene encoding lipid storage droplets surface-binding protein 1 isoform X3, producing the protein MSTQDTIQRRHSNFHMESVSRITNLPIVETGIKIASNVYNKMKRSNSLINWSLGTAEHSLEFATESVKPAILMFNGPISSIDHFFCQGIDIMEERVPYIYLPPQLLYTNTREFMNNKFVRPVLKRAGSVKQIGSQAASVAADTLDGALTVVDKYVDHYLPAVAADNAVEKAEGDPKLNVKTSKTARTIQHGARFSRKLKKRLTRRTLAEAQALKNQGIECVHILMNIFKLIVTDPKMAYQKSKELWAVLSLAEPENQERPHTIDQLLVLLTRESARRIVHLINATTAFATRTPRRIKIIMMTVSHQLLSIAEATLKVASKTNKCGTPESQISTLESTIKNLNSTINILLERAAVFLAGRPKSKKLSPSQLLGQNHNNHTSASILRPLNGID